The Lemur catta isolate mLemCat1 chromosome 8, mLemCat1.pri, whole genome shotgun sequence genome has a segment encoding these proteins:
- the NXPH2 gene encoding neurexophilin-2, whose protein sequence is MRLRPLPLVVVPGLLQLLFCDGKEAVHATEGLDWEDKDAPGTLVGNVVHSRIISPLRLFVKQSPVPKPGPMAYADSMENFWDWLANITEVQEPLTRTKRRPIVKTGKFKKMFGWGDFHSNIKTVKLNLLITGKIVDHGNGTFSVYFRHNSTGLGNVSVSLVPPSKVVEFEVSPQSTLETKESKSFNCRIEYEKTDRAKKTALCNFDPSKICYQEQTQSHVSWLCSKPFKVICIYIAFYSVDYKLVQKVCPDYNYHSETPYLSSG, encoded by the coding sequence CTGTTCTGCGATGGTAAAGAAGCGGTGCATGCCACGGAGGGGCTGGATTGGGAAGACAAAGATGCTCCGGGGACACTGGTGGGCAACGTGGTGCACTCAAGGATCATCAGTCCTCTGCGCCTGTTTGTTAAACAGTCTCCAGTGCCCAAGCCGGGTCCCATGGCATATGCAGACAGCATGGAAAACTTTTGGGATTGGCTGGCCAACATCACGGAGGTTCAGGAGCCACTGACAAGAACTAAACGGAGGCCAATCGTAAAAAcgggaaaatttaagaaaatgtttggaTGGGGTGACTTTCATTCCAACATTAAAACTGTCAAACTCAACCTCCTCATCACAGGGAAAATTGTCGACCACGGAAATGGAACCTTCAGTGTTTATTTCCGACATAATTCAACGGGTCTGGGCAATGTTTCGGTGAGCTTGGTACCCCCCTCCAAGGTGGTGGAATTTGAAGTTTCCCCCCAGTCTACCTTGGAGACGAAGGAATCCAAATCTTTCAATTGTCGCATTGAGTATGAAAAAACAGACCGGGCAAAGAAGACTGCCCTGTGCAACTTTGACCCGTCCAAGATCTGCTACCAGGAGCAGACTCAGAGCCATGTGTCTTGGTTGTGCTCCAAGCCCTTCAAGGTCATTTGCATTTACATCGCCTTTTACAGTGTCGATTATAAACTTGTGCAAAAGGTCTGTCCTGACTACAACTaccatagtgagaccccataCTTATCTTCTGGCTGA